The nucleotide sequence CTTTCAGGTCCTGAACAGCTGCATCCCAACAGTCTAACCAGGTTTTTATGTTCAACGCTGCTAATCATATTAACTTCGTTATAAAAATCTGCTGCTCTGAATTTGTTGTTGAAGAAAAGCCTCTTCACGGCTATTTCTCGTCCGTCTTTAAGTACCCCCTGAGAAAAATATTACAACGAGAATACTTCTATCTATaaacataataaatataaatatttgggtCAACCAACCCTTATAAATAGTGACGTAATACATGACCCGCCCAATTTACCTTGTAGACGGTCCCAAATCCTCCTTGACCGAGCTTATTGGACTCTTCCCAATTTTCTGTAGCTTCCTCAACTGTGGAGTATTTGAAGTTCAAACTAGTATCATTAAGCATCTTTACCAGTTTCTTAGCATCATAAGAACCTGAGACATTATGTAACCATTATTCATATGTTTGTGTAACGAATTAgtagattttgtattattttacAGTTTTAACGACTCCGCCATGTTTAATGTACATATGGTACTCTAAAACATCATCAAAATTGGTGTAGAAGTTTTTATACCTTTTCTCTTCTTTTGTACATATCTGTGTTTCAGGATATAGATAAATATCATTGAAGCAACTAGGAGTACTGCCACCGAACTAACAACGGATACAACAATCACTATAATCTTCACTGAAAaattcataaataaataaaaaaaatcatcaATTATGATAATGTAGAAAGCTTGTACCTTTCTGATTCGGTTTCAAACCCAATCCTtacaataaaattataattttcatTCATTACCCAACCCGCCCAATTTGACACGTAATCAAAAAATCAGGAAGAAAATTATTATACCTGGAAAACGGGACGGGTTGGGTCTTGACTCGGGTCGGGTTGGGTCTTTAAAAGTTGAGACCCACTTTTCATCTTAAAATTTTTGGGACAGATTGGGTCGAGACCCTTTTTCAGTTTTCAGTTTCGCAGTTCAGTTTCAAAGACCCATTTCCAGTTTTCAATTTCGTAGTTCAGTTTCAAATTATTAAAGAAGGAAAAAAACTAATAACTCTACCTTTATTGCCAGAGCTTCTTATAACTGGTACAGGATTTAGAAAATTGGTATCAGAATACCTCATAAAACATCCGGTATTCAACACACGACCCTCGGACCACGGAAAACATTTATATATAGTTGCAGACGCATTCGCTAAACACGCTCTACAAGAACCCGGACTCAAAGTCTTCCAACAGTCAGCAAGCACATACACAGACTCATTTCGTGTACCATAAACCAACATTTGTTCTCTAGCAAAATACTCGTTACTTGTCGATGCACTCATTACAGCATTCGACACGGCCTGTTTTACTGTATCCTGATACGATACGCTCTTTTTAGTTGCATTCCCACAAACATAAGTGTCATTAGGCCCTGAAAACTCCTCATAAAAACTGTAGTTCTGAACTCGCATAAAACAACCGTCGAGATAAATTCGTCCACCGTTGTTTGGAAAGCAACTGGGAAGAACAGTTCGAGCTTCGGCATAGCATAAAATGCAATCTGATGTGGAAAGATCACCGTAACATTGAGCGAGCCCGTAGTTAGTGTCGGGACCGGTTCCCACGAGTGCTGTTCCGTTATGTGAGATTCGCATTTGTGTGCTTATTATTTCCATCATTCGAACGAAGTTTGGAACGAATAGAGTTTGATTGTTCTCTCTTTGTTGATCACATGTTAGTTTTATAATTTGTGATCTGGCTTCACCTTCTGTTGTTGAAACAAGTTGTAGAACTATGATTAATGTGATAAGAATTAAAGGTGCATCTGCTGAATTTAACATCTTAATTAAGCAGGTTTGTTTGTCTACAGAGGCTGTTGAAGATAAAAAACAAATGTTAGACTTAAAGAAGCAAAAGTGTGTTACAGTTTTGATGTAACTTTCTATAATCCAAGAAGGCAAGAACCATTGACTATAAAAATAATGGTTACAGTTTTATTCAAGAAAAAACATTCAATATGATAAAATCATGAAATAGTTAATCATTTGTTTGGGATATTTATTCTACGTACAGTAATGTGAAAGCATATGTGCAGTATTTTCACTTATATTACACATCCAAGTCAAACAAATAAGTAAGTCAAACAAATATTGTAGTTGGTAACATGCATATGTTTTTGAATTTGTGCGTGTCTACTACATATTTTCATCCGAGTTTGACCATATTAACCAAGGCCGGTTTGTCTTTTACACACCTTatgaaagataaaaataaaataattgcaAGTACAACTATGCATAAATAGTTTAATTTGTTATGATGTTTGGATACGTAACTATATTTAATTGTGTAGGGACGATACTTAATCCGATTGTATTACACTTCAACTACCCTTATATATAAATACTCCGTATAAGATTGTGGCCCAATTATTGACATATAGCAATatctacatttacatttacatttacatttacataataattaattataaattataattgttattgttatattgtTTATGTTTAATTAATGTTTTATAATATAGAGTTAGACATAgacataaagtatatatatatatatatatatatatatatatatatatatatatatatatatatatatattgaaaggatccctagagaactagagtatgtagagaacctatagaactcatagattgaacttcaatctatgtgaaaattgagcttcaatctatgaaaaaaaaatacaatctggaaaaaaaaactgcaaaaaaaaaagcagcgaatctgcacagaaaaaaaaaaacaaaaaaaaactgcaaaaaaatttGCAAAAaaggtcaatctgcacgcagattgactcaatctgcaaaaaaaaaaaaaagtcaactctgcacagaaaaaagtcgatctgcaaaaaaaaaaaaaaaaaa is from Rutidosis leptorrhynchoides isolate AG116_Rl617_1_P2 chromosome 10, CSIRO_AGI_Rlap_v1, whole genome shotgun sequence and encodes:
- the LOC139872865 gene encoding cysteine-rich receptor-like protein kinase 2 gives rise to the protein MLNSADAPLILITLIIVLQLVSTTEGEARSQIIKLTCDQQRENNQTLFVPNFVRMMEIISTQMRISHNGTALVGTGPDTNYGLAQCYGDLSTSDCILCYAEARTVLPSCFPNNGGRIYLDGCFMRVQNYSFYEEFSGPNDTYVCGNATKKSVSYQDTVKQAVSNAVMSASTSNEYFAREQMLVYGTRNESVYVLADCWKTLSPGSCRACLANASATIYKCFPWSEGRVLNTGCFMRYSDTNFLNPVPVIRSSGNKGRIIVIVVSVVSSVAVLLVASMIFIYILKHRYVQKKRKGSYDAKKLVKMLNDTSLNFKYSTVEEATENWEESNKLGQGGFGTVYKGVLKDGREIAVKRLFFNNKFRAADFYNEVNMISSVEHKNLVRLLGCSCSGPESFLVYEYLPNMSLDHFIFDATKGKVLNWEKRFIIIIGTAEGLVYLHENTKTRIIHRDIKAANILLDLRFRPKIADFGLARSFQDDKSHISTAIAGTLGYMAPEYLAHGQLTEKADVYSFGVLLLEVVTGIENNKSKNVDYTDSLVITTWKHFQEKTVDQIFDPNLMMHIFPNSNYRKEVVKVVHVGLLCTQEDPSLRPTMSTVLKMLAKDDEPLPAPSNPPFMDEKTMELNEITKKLYQYFNINDSGSVATVDNSHFFPRRWTVNTRTNVQTRPRLKNPEGG